Proteins from one Oncorhynchus gorbuscha isolate QuinsamMale2020 ecotype Even-year linkage group LG18, OgorEven_v1.0, whole genome shotgun sequence genomic window:
- the LOC124003321 gene encoding actin-related protein 2/3 complex subunit 4-like — translation MTATLRPYLNAVRATLQAALCLENFSSQVVERHNKPEVEVRSSKELLLQPVVISRNDKEKVLIEGSINSVRVSIAVKQADEIEKILCHKFMRFMMMRAENFFILRRKPVEGYDISFLITNFHTEQMYKHKLVDFVITFMEEIDKEISEMKLSVNARARIVAEEFLKNF, via the exons ACAGCGACCCTGCGCCCATATTTGAACGCTGTGCGTGCCACACTGCAGGCCGCCCTCTGTCTGGAGaacttctcctctcaggtagtgGAACGCCACAACAAACCAGAGGTGGAGGTCAG GAGTAGTAAAGAACTCCTACTACAGCCTGTGGTGATCAGCCGCAATGACAAGGAGAAGGTCCTAATTGAGGGCTCCATCAACTCTGTGCGAGTCAGCATTGCTGTGAAGCAG GCTGATGAGATTGAGAAGATCCTGTGCCACAAGTTCATGCGCTTCATGATGATGAGAGCTGAGAACTTCTTCATTCTCAGGAGGAAACCGGTTGAG GGCTATGACATCAGTTTCCTCATCACCAACTTCCACACAGAGCAGATGTACAAGCACAAGCTGGTGGATTTCGTCATCACCTTCATGGAGGAGATCGACAAGGAGATCAGCGAGATGAAGCTGTCTGTCAATGCCCGTGCCCGTATCGTAGCGGAGGAGTTCCTCAAGAAT TTCTGA